A window of Cryptomeria japonica chromosome 3, Sugi_1.0, whole genome shotgun sequence contains these coding sequences:
- the LOC131070413 gene encoding TPR repeat-containing protein ZIP4 isoform X1 has product MHIAEVLSQDAGGTAASIIEKMEMEVAQVEQLLPMVSPENTQKLRDFMMRLAPRKSMITEEQKLLLWKLSYRLWNSCVDIANAMQAGQQFHEEHVKIRQVASDLLLVAGKIDGIPSCLLKIATFFHRTGVIWHKIQKYEVAASCFEKATELVSEDGGSCCESEEERKFSFELLVARAKTAWEIKQRTLTCTLLGRAKGFLFDAADRYRDLAEQYLHFGKCMLAKSEEGGCSSSDQSDYVKFLNQAFEICSEALFKGIGKPEERVLAKNLKLKTLRYLAAAHLQAENFESVLKCVAVLKEESDHPTTPFLALKAYIGLGMREAAEKELNVLLLHGGAPVDICISAVEIVIQSGSGGLETARSAFFRLLDRFPSSMELPLRVLDKILRNASAVDQSYKAKVALALQIACDDKIVRLFADSEDGSSADNRRCIHAILWNSGSEFFRAKLYDTSSILFEGSMLYLPLHAENSACRAKSLRVLCLCHLGLSQYDRANEFIMEAEKIEETVICLFLKFKICLQLKDEAGAIKQLERMIRCTDFDAEYLTLASHEAIACKSIGVATSALSNLLKLCSSAKQISSKEMVVVRNIILLHLDDPNALSEVLKYFNYAKKRMQELGIEQFFGTGITVEKEINWFAGSAWNSGLKASKSNNFDLAAELFTCASEFYGALEDSVENLKMLSKSSILSIASMLTSQKKDNKNHLTEAVAHLDKVRKVQASLASKNEKPDESLQMYSAVLEFELRGCMREHKLQLQILKQSTTMKGCKPEFLLKMGIHACQSEGSPGEYGHLEVASTALNACLHMELSSPFPDYKMVSLVIRKLIGIADAKCEEEECLGLYKQAHQIIIGMKSGEYPTEEAKWLVSTAWNRSSLHMRFNRLDEAEKWMRMGLDLVKHVPFMHQRFASSMADTLAKLVNPST; this is encoded by the exons ATGCATATAGCGGAGGTTTTGAGCCAAGATGCAGGCGGCACAGCAGCCAGTATTATAGAGAAGATGGAGATGGAAGTGGCTCAAGTAGAGCAATTACTTCCCATGGTAAGTCCTGAAAATACTCAGAAATTGAGAGATTTTATGATGCGTCTGGCACCCCGCAAAAGCATGATTACGGAAGAGCAGAAGTTACTGCTATGGAAACTAAGCTACCGGCTGTGGAATTCTTGCGTGGACATCGCCAATGCGATGCAAGCCGGCCAGCAATTTCATGAAGAACACGTCAAAATCCGTCAGGTAGCCAGTGATTTACTTCTGGTGGCAGGAAAGATCGATGGAATTCCTTCCTGTCTGCTCAAGATTGCCACATTCTTTCATAGAACGGGTGTAATTTGGCATAAAATTCAGAAATATGAGGTTGCAGCTTCGTGCTTTGAGAAGGCTACTGAGCTCGTTTCAGAAGATGGGGGTTCTTGTTGTGAAAGTGAAGAAGAGCGGAAGTTTTCGTTTGAGCTGCTTGTTGCGAGGGCTAAAACTGCTTGGGAAATAAAGCAGAGGACGCTGACGTGCACGCTGCTTGGCAGGGCCAAGGGTTTCTTGTTCGACGCTGCCGATCGCTACCGTGACCTGGCGGAACAGTATTTGCATTTTGGAAAATGTATGCTGGCCAAGTCGGAAGAAGGTGGCTGCAGCAGCAGTGACCAGAGCGATTATGTGAAGTTTTTGAACCAAGCTTTTGAGATTTGCTCGGAAGCTCTCTTCAAGGGAATAGGGAAGCCGGAAGAAAGAGTTCTGGCAAAAAATCTGAAGCTAAAGACGCTTCGATATCTAGCCGCGGCTCATCTTCAGGCTGAAAATTTTGAAAGCGTTCTCAAATGTGTGGCTGTTCTGAAAGAGGAATCAGATCATCCGACAACGCCTTTTTTGGCTTTAAAGGCGTACATTGGTTTGGGGATGCGAGAAGCGGCTGAGAAGGAGCTAAATGTTCTTCTTCTTCACGGAGGCGCGCCTGTCGACATTTGCATTTCCGCCGTTGAAATCGTCATTCAGTCGGGAAGTGGCGGTCTGGAGACTGCTCGTTCCGCATTTTTCCGACTTCTTGATCGTTTTCCATCCAGCATGGAGCTTCCTCTCAGGGTTTTGGATAAGATTCTTCGAAATGCGTCTGCGGTCGATCAAAGTTATAAGGCTAAAGTAGCTTTGGCGCTTCAGATTGCGTGCGATGACAAAATCGTCAGGTTGTTTGCAGATTCAGAAGATGGTTCTTCTGCTGATAATCGACGTTGTATACACGCTATTCTTTGGAACAG TGGATCTGAATTCTTCAGGGCAAAACTTTATGACACAAGCAGTATCCTGTTTGAAGGATCCATGCTCTATCTTCCCTTACATGCAGAGAACAGTGCTTGCAGGGCAAAGTCCCTACGCGTGCTTTGCCTTTGTCACCTCGGCCTCTCACAATACGACCGCGCAAACGAATTCATCATGGAAGCAGAAAAG ATTGAAGAGACTGTAATTTGCCTTTTTCTTAAG TTCAAAATTTGTCTGCAACTGAAGGACGAAGCGGGCGCAATAAAACAGCTAGAGAGAATGATTCGCTGTACAGACTTCGATGCCGAGTATCTAACTTTAGCTTCGCACGAAGCCATAGCTTGCAAATCCATTGGCGTAGCGACTTCAGCATTGTCGAATCTGCTGAAATTATGCTCTTCTGCAAAGCAAATTTCATCAAAGGAAATGGTTGTGGTACGGAACATAATACTTCTTCATCTGGACGATCCCAATGCTCTCTCGGAAGTCCTAAAATACTTCAATTATGCTAAGAAGCGCATGCAGGAGTTGGGAATAGAACAATTTTTCGGTACCGGAATTACAGTGGAGAAGGAAATAAACTGGTTTGCCGGAAGTGCATGGAACAGCGGTCTCAAGGCGAGCAAATCAAACAACTTCGACCTTGCCGCAGAGTTATTCACCTGCGCGTCGGAATTTTATGGCGCACTTGAAGATTCAGTCGAAAATCTGAAAATGCTGTCGAAATCTTCAATACTGTCAATTGCTTCAATGCTTACTTCTCAGAAGAAAGACAACAAGAATCATTTGACCGAGGCGGTTGCGCATTTGGATAAAGTCCGAAAG GTTCAGGCAAGCCTTGCAAGTAAGAACGAGAAACCAGACGAGAGTTTGCAAATGTATAGTGCTGTTCTGGAGTTCGAATTAAGGGGATGCATGAGAGAGCACAAGCTACAGCTTCAAATTCTGAAGCAGAGCACGACTATGAAGGGATGCAAGCCAGAATTTTTGTTGAAAATGGGCATCCATGCCTGCCAAAGTGAAGGAAGCCCTGGAGAGTATGGCCATCTGGAGGTAGCCAGCACAGCATTAAATGCTTGTCTTCATATGGAGCTCAGCAGCCCCTTTCCGGATTACAAAATGGTGAGCCTGGTTATTAGAAAGCTCATTGGAATTGCAGATGCAAAGTGTGAGGAAGAAGAATGTTTGGGCTTGTATAAGCAGGCGCACCagataattattggaatgaagagtGGGGAATACCCAACGGAAGAAGCAAAATGGTTGGTGTCAACCGCCTGGAATAGGTCTAGTCTTCATATGAGATTCAATCGTCTGGATGAAGCAGAGAAGTGGATGAGGATGGGTTTGGATCTGGTTAAACATGTTCCCTTCATGCACCAGCGGTTTGCCTCCTCCATGGCTGACACCCTTGCTAAACTTGTCAACCCAAGTACCTGA
- the LOC131070413 gene encoding TPR repeat-containing protein ZIP4 isoform X2, whose translation MHIAEVLSQDAGGTAASIIEKMEMEVAQVEQLLPMVSPENTQKLRDFMMRLAPRKSMITEEQKLLLWKLSYRLWNSCVDIANAMQAGQQFHEEHVKIRQVASDLLLVAGKIDGIPSCLLKIATFFHRTGVIWHKIQKYEVAASCFEKATELVSEDGGSCCESEEERKFSFELLVARAKTAWEIKQRTLTCTLLGRAKGFLFDAADRYRDLAEQYLHFGKCMLAKSEEGGCSSSDQSDYVKFLNQAFEICSEALFKGIGKPEERVLAKNLKLKTLRYLAAAHLQAENFESVLKCVAVLKEESDHPTTPFLALKAYIGLGMREAAEKELNVLLLHGGAPVDICISAVEIVIQSGSGGLETARSAFFRLLDRFPSSMELPLRVLDKILRNASAVDQSYKAKVALALQIACDDKIVRLFADSEDGSSADNRRCIHAILWNSGSEFFRAKLYDTSSILFEGSMLYLPLHAENSACRAKSLRVLCLCHLGLSQYDRANEFIMEAEKFKICLQLKDEAGAIKQLERMIRCTDFDAEYLTLASHEAIACKSIGVATSALSNLLKLCSSAKQISSKEMVVVRNIILLHLDDPNALSEVLKYFNYAKKRMQELGIEQFFGTGITVEKEINWFAGSAWNSGLKASKSNNFDLAAELFTCASEFYGALEDSVENLKMLSKSSILSIASMLTSQKKDNKNHLTEAVAHLDKVRKVQASLASKNEKPDESLQMYSAVLEFELRGCMREHKLQLQILKQSTTMKGCKPEFLLKMGIHACQSEGSPGEYGHLEVASTALNACLHMELSSPFPDYKMVSLVIRKLIGIADAKCEEEECLGLYKQAHQIIIGMKSGEYPTEEAKWLVSTAWNRSSLHMRFNRLDEAEKWMRMGLDLVKHVPFMHQRFASSMADTLAKLVNPST comes from the exons ATGCATATAGCGGAGGTTTTGAGCCAAGATGCAGGCGGCACAGCAGCCAGTATTATAGAGAAGATGGAGATGGAAGTGGCTCAAGTAGAGCAATTACTTCCCATGGTAAGTCCTGAAAATACTCAGAAATTGAGAGATTTTATGATGCGTCTGGCACCCCGCAAAAGCATGATTACGGAAGAGCAGAAGTTACTGCTATGGAAACTAAGCTACCGGCTGTGGAATTCTTGCGTGGACATCGCCAATGCGATGCAAGCCGGCCAGCAATTTCATGAAGAACACGTCAAAATCCGTCAGGTAGCCAGTGATTTACTTCTGGTGGCAGGAAAGATCGATGGAATTCCTTCCTGTCTGCTCAAGATTGCCACATTCTTTCATAGAACGGGTGTAATTTGGCATAAAATTCAGAAATATGAGGTTGCAGCTTCGTGCTTTGAGAAGGCTACTGAGCTCGTTTCAGAAGATGGGGGTTCTTGTTGTGAAAGTGAAGAAGAGCGGAAGTTTTCGTTTGAGCTGCTTGTTGCGAGGGCTAAAACTGCTTGGGAAATAAAGCAGAGGACGCTGACGTGCACGCTGCTTGGCAGGGCCAAGGGTTTCTTGTTCGACGCTGCCGATCGCTACCGTGACCTGGCGGAACAGTATTTGCATTTTGGAAAATGTATGCTGGCCAAGTCGGAAGAAGGTGGCTGCAGCAGCAGTGACCAGAGCGATTATGTGAAGTTTTTGAACCAAGCTTTTGAGATTTGCTCGGAAGCTCTCTTCAAGGGAATAGGGAAGCCGGAAGAAAGAGTTCTGGCAAAAAATCTGAAGCTAAAGACGCTTCGATATCTAGCCGCGGCTCATCTTCAGGCTGAAAATTTTGAAAGCGTTCTCAAATGTGTGGCTGTTCTGAAAGAGGAATCAGATCATCCGACAACGCCTTTTTTGGCTTTAAAGGCGTACATTGGTTTGGGGATGCGAGAAGCGGCTGAGAAGGAGCTAAATGTTCTTCTTCTTCACGGAGGCGCGCCTGTCGACATTTGCATTTCCGCCGTTGAAATCGTCATTCAGTCGGGAAGTGGCGGTCTGGAGACTGCTCGTTCCGCATTTTTCCGACTTCTTGATCGTTTTCCATCCAGCATGGAGCTTCCTCTCAGGGTTTTGGATAAGATTCTTCGAAATGCGTCTGCGGTCGATCAAAGTTATAAGGCTAAAGTAGCTTTGGCGCTTCAGATTGCGTGCGATGACAAAATCGTCAGGTTGTTTGCAGATTCAGAAGATGGTTCTTCTGCTGATAATCGACGTTGTATACACGCTATTCTTTGGAACAG TGGATCTGAATTCTTCAGGGCAAAACTTTATGACACAAGCAGTATCCTGTTTGAAGGATCCATGCTCTATCTTCCCTTACATGCAGAGAACAGTGCTTGCAGGGCAAAGTCCCTACGCGTGCTTTGCCTTTGTCACCTCGGCCTCTCACAATACGACCGCGCAAACGAATTCATCATGGAAGCAGAAAAG TTCAAAATTTGTCTGCAACTGAAGGACGAAGCGGGCGCAATAAAACAGCTAGAGAGAATGATTCGCTGTACAGACTTCGATGCCGAGTATCTAACTTTAGCTTCGCACGAAGCCATAGCTTGCAAATCCATTGGCGTAGCGACTTCAGCATTGTCGAATCTGCTGAAATTATGCTCTTCTGCAAAGCAAATTTCATCAAAGGAAATGGTTGTGGTACGGAACATAATACTTCTTCATCTGGACGATCCCAATGCTCTCTCGGAAGTCCTAAAATACTTCAATTATGCTAAGAAGCGCATGCAGGAGTTGGGAATAGAACAATTTTTCGGTACCGGAATTACAGTGGAGAAGGAAATAAACTGGTTTGCCGGAAGTGCATGGAACAGCGGTCTCAAGGCGAGCAAATCAAACAACTTCGACCTTGCCGCAGAGTTATTCACCTGCGCGTCGGAATTTTATGGCGCACTTGAAGATTCAGTCGAAAATCTGAAAATGCTGTCGAAATCTTCAATACTGTCAATTGCTTCAATGCTTACTTCTCAGAAGAAAGACAACAAGAATCATTTGACCGAGGCGGTTGCGCATTTGGATAAAGTCCGAAAG GTTCAGGCAAGCCTTGCAAGTAAGAACGAGAAACCAGACGAGAGTTTGCAAATGTATAGTGCTGTTCTGGAGTTCGAATTAAGGGGATGCATGAGAGAGCACAAGCTACAGCTTCAAATTCTGAAGCAGAGCACGACTATGAAGGGATGCAAGCCAGAATTTTTGTTGAAAATGGGCATCCATGCCTGCCAAAGTGAAGGAAGCCCTGGAGAGTATGGCCATCTGGAGGTAGCCAGCACAGCATTAAATGCTTGTCTTCATATGGAGCTCAGCAGCCCCTTTCCGGATTACAAAATGGTGAGCCTGGTTATTAGAAAGCTCATTGGAATTGCAGATGCAAAGTGTGAGGAAGAAGAATGTTTGGGCTTGTATAAGCAGGCGCACCagataattattggaatgaagagtGGGGAATACCCAACGGAAGAAGCAAAATGGTTGGTGTCAACCGCCTGGAATAGGTCTAGTCTTCATATGAGATTCAATCGTCTGGATGAAGCAGAGAAGTGGATGAGGATGGGTTTGGATCTGGTTAAACATGTTCCCTTCATGCACCAGCGGTTTGCCTCCTCCATGGCTGACACCCTTGCTAAACTTGTCAACCCAAGTACCTGA